A section of the Pan paniscus chromosome 11, NHGRI_mPanPan1-v2.0_pri, whole genome shotgun sequence genome encodes:
- the ARRDC1 gene encoding arrestin domain-containing protein 1 isoform X5 has protein sequence MGCLLTGLPRTLPRWCCLAPGRIPVLAASRGLGRRLAGAHAAIPFAAIRVTCTGSCGVSNKANDTAWVVEEGYFNSSLSLADKGSLPAGEHSFPFQFLLPATAPTSFEGPFGKIVHQVRAAIHTPRFSKDHKCSLVFYILSPLNLNSIPDIEQPNVASATKKFSYKLVKTGSVVLTASTDLRGYVVGQALQLHADIENQSGKDTSPVVASLLQKVSYKAKRWIHDVRTIAEVEGAGVKAWRRAQWHEQILVPALPQSALPGCSLIHIDYYLQVSLKAPEATVTLPVFIGNIAVNHAPVSPRPGLGLPPGAPPLVVPSAPPQEEAEAEAAAGGPHFLDPVFLSTKSHSQQQHLLATLSSVPGAPEPCPQDGSPASHPLHPPLCISTGATVPYFAEGSGGPVPTTSTLILPPEYSSWGYPYEAPPSYEQSCGGVDPSLTPES, from the exons ATGGGCTGCTTGCTCACTGGCCTTCCCAGGACCCTGCCCAGGTGGTGCTGCTTGGCCCCAGGTCGAATTCCTGTGCTGGCAGCAAGCAGGGGCCTGGGCCGTCGGCTGGCTGGGGCTCATGCAGCCATCCCCTTTGCAGCCATCCGGGTGACCTGCACAGGTTCCTGCGGGGTCTCCAACAAGGCTAATGACACAGCGTGGGTAGTGGAGGAGGGTTACTTCAACAGTTCCCTGTCGCTGGCAGACAAGG GGAGCCTGCCCGCTGGAGAGCACAGCTTCCCCTTCCAGTTCCTGCTTCCTG CCACCGCACCCACGTCCTTTGAGGGTCCTTTCGGGAAGATCGTGCACCAGGTGAGGGCCGCCATCCACACGCCACGGTTTTCCAAGGATCACAAGTGCAGCCTCGTGTTCTATATCTTGAGCCCCTTGAACCTGAACAGCATCCCAGACATTGAG CAACCCAACGTGGCCTCTGCCACCAAGAAGTTCTCCTACAAGCTGGTGAAGACGGGCAGCGTGGTCCTCACAGCCAGCACTGATCTCCGCGGCTATGTGGTGGGGCAGGCACTGCAGCTGCATGCCGACATTGAGAACCAGTCAGGCAAGGACACCAGCCCTGTCGTGGCCAGTCTGCTGCAG AAAGTGTCCTATAAGGCCAAGCGCTGGATCCACGACGTACGGACCATTGCGGAGGTGGAGGGTGCGGGCGTCAAGGCCTGGCGGCGGGCACAGTGGCACGAGCAGATCCTGGTGCCTGCCTTGCCCCAGTCGGCCCTGCCGGGCTGCAGCCTCATCCACATCGACTACTACTTACAG GTCTCTCTGAAGGCGCCGGAAGCTACTGTGACCCTCCCGGTCTTCATTGGCAATATTGCTGTGAACCATGCCCCAGTGAGCCCCCGGCCAGGCCTGGGGCTGCCTCCTGGAGCCCCACCCCTGGTGGTGCCTTCCGCACCAccccaggaggaggctgaggctgaggctgcggCTGGCGGCCCCCACTTCTTGGACCCCGTCTTCCTCTCCACCAAGAGCCATTCGCAGCAGCAGCACCTGCTGGCTACCTTGAGTTCTGTGCCTGGTGCGCCCGAGCCCTGTCCTCAGGATGGCAGCCCTGCCTCCCACCCGCTGCACCCTCCCTTGTGCATTTCAACAGGTGCCACTGTCCCCTACTTTGCAGAGGGCTCCGGGGGGCCAGTGCCCACTACCAGCACCTTGATTCTTCCTCCAGAGTACAGTTCTTGGGGCTACCCCTATG AGGCCCCACCGTCTTATGAGCAGAGCTGCGGCGGCGTGGACCCCAGCCTGACCCCTGAGAGCTGA
- the ARRDC1 gene encoding arrestin domain-containing protein 1 isoform X2 — MGCLLTGLPRTLPRWCCLAPGRIPVLAASRGLGRRLAGAHAAIPFAAIRVTCTGSCGVSNKANDTAWVVEEGYFNSSLSLADKGSLPAGEHSFPFQFLLPATAPTSFEGPFGKIVHQVRAAIHTPRFSKDHKCSLVFYILSPLNLNSIPDIEGSSLPTPAKPLPGPPPKQPNVASATKKFSYKLVKTGSVVLTASTDLRGYVVGQALQLHADIENQSGKDTSPVVASLLQKVSYKAKRWIHDVRTIAEVEGAGVKAWRRAQWHEQILVPALPQSALPGCSLIHIDYYLQVSLKAPEATVTLPVFIGNIAVNHAPVSPRPGLGLPPGAPPLVVPSAPPQEEAEAEAAAGGPHFLDPVFLSTKSHSQQQHLLATLSSVPGAPEPCPQDGSPASHPLHPPLCISTGATVPYFAEGSGGPVPTTSTLILPPEYSSWGYPYEAPPSYEQSCGGVDPSLTPES, encoded by the exons ATGGGCTGCTTGCTCACTGGCCTTCCCAGGACCCTGCCCAGGTGGTGCTGCTTGGCCCCAGGTCGAATTCCTGTGCTGGCAGCAAGCAGGGGCCTGGGCCGTCGGCTGGCTGGGGCTCATGCAGCCATCCCCTTTGCAGCCATCCGGGTGACCTGCACAGGTTCCTGCGGGGTCTCCAACAAGGCTAATGACACAGCGTGGGTAGTGGAGGAGGGTTACTTCAACAGTTCCCTGTCGCTGGCAGACAAGG GGAGCCTGCCCGCTGGAGAGCACAGCTTCCCCTTCCAGTTCCTGCTTCCTG CCACCGCACCCACGTCCTTTGAGGGTCCTTTCGGGAAGATCGTGCACCAGGTGAGGGCCGCCATCCACACGCCACGGTTTTCCAAGGATCACAAGTGCAGCCTCGTGTTCTATATCTTGAGCCCCTTGAACCTGAACAGCATCCCAGACATTGAG GGATCCAGCCTGCCCACACCTGCTAAGCCCCTCCCTGGCCCTCCCCCCAAGCAACCCAACGTGGCCTCTGCCACCAAGAAGTTCTCCTACAAGCTGGTGAAGACGGGCAGCGTGGTCCTCACAGCCAGCACTGATCTCCGCGGCTATGTGGTGGGGCAGGCACTGCAGCTGCATGCCGACATTGAGAACCAGTCAGGCAAGGACACCAGCCCTGTCGTGGCCAGTCTGCTGCAG AAAGTGTCCTATAAGGCCAAGCGCTGGATCCACGACGTACGGACCATTGCGGAGGTGGAGGGTGCGGGCGTCAAGGCCTGGCGGCGGGCACAGTGGCACGAGCAGATCCTGGTGCCTGCCTTGCCCCAGTCGGCCCTGCCGGGCTGCAGCCTCATCCACATCGACTACTACTTACAG GTCTCTCTGAAGGCGCCGGAAGCTACTGTGACCCTCCCGGTCTTCATTGGCAATATTGCTGTGAACCATGCCCCAGTGAGCCCCCGGCCAGGCCTGGGGCTGCCTCCTGGAGCCCCACCCCTGGTGGTGCCTTCCGCACCAccccaggaggaggctgaggctgaggctgcggCTGGCGGCCCCCACTTCTTGGACCCCGTCTTCCTCTCCACCAAGAGCCATTCGCAGCAGCAGCACCTGCTGGCTACCTTGAGTTCTGTGCCTGGTGCGCCCGAGCCCTGTCCTCAGGATGGCAGCCCTGCCTCCCACCCGCTGCACCCTCCCTTGTGCATTTCAACAGGTGCCACTGTCCCCTACTTTGCAGAGGGCTCCGGGGGGCCAGTGCCCACTACCAGCACCTTGATTCTTCCTCCAGAGTACAGTTCTTGGGGCTACCCCTATG AGGCCCCACCGTCTTATGAGCAGAGCTGCGGCGGCGTGGACCCCAGCCTGACCCCTGAGAGCTGA
- the ARRDC1 gene encoding arrestin domain-containing protein 1 isoform X9 encodes MGRVQLFEISLSHGRVVYSPGEPLAGTVRVRLGAPLPFRAIRVTCTGSCGVSNKANDTAWVVEEGYFNSSLSLADKGSLPAGEHSFPFQFLLPATAPTSFEGPFGKIVHQVRAAIHTPRFSKDHKCSLVFYILSPLNLNSIPDIEALQLHADIENQSGKDTSPVVASLLQKVSYKAKRWIHDVRTIAEVEGAGVKAWRRAQWHEQILVPALPQSALPGCSLIHIDYYLQVSLKAPEATVTLPVFIGNIAVNHAPVSPRPGLGLPPGAPPLVVPSAPPQEEAEAEAAAGGPHFLDPVFLSTKSHSQQQHLLATLSSVPGAPEPCPQDGSPASHPLHPPLCISTGATVPYFAEGSGGPVPTTSTLILPPEYSSWGYPYEAPPSYEQSCGGVDPSLTPES; translated from the exons ATGGGGCGAGTGCAGCtcttcgagatcagcctgagccaCGGCCGCGTCGTCTACAGCCCCGGGGAGCCGTTGGCTGGGACCGTGCGCGTGCGCCTGGGGGCCCCGCTGCCGTTCCGAG CCATCCGGGTGACCTGCACAGGTTCCTGCGGGGTCTCCAACAAGGCTAATGACACAGCGTGGGTAGTGGAGGAGGGTTACTTCAACAGTTCCCTGTCGCTGGCAGACAAGG GGAGCCTGCCCGCTGGAGAGCACAGCTTCCCCTTCCAGTTCCTGCTTCCTG CCACCGCACCCACGTCCTTTGAGGGTCCTTTCGGGAAGATCGTGCACCAGGTGAGGGCCGCCATCCACACGCCACGGTTTTCCAAGGATCACAAGTGCAGCCTCGTGTTCTATATCTTGAGCCCCTTGAACCTGAACAGCATCCCAGACATTGAG GCACTGCAGCTGCATGCCGACATTGAGAACCAGTCAGGCAAGGACACCAGCCCTGTCGTGGCCAGTCTGCTGCAG AAAGTGTCCTATAAGGCCAAGCGCTGGATCCACGACGTACGGACCATTGCGGAGGTGGAGGGTGCGGGCGTCAAGGCCTGGCGGCGGGCACAGTGGCACGAGCAGATCCTGGTGCCTGCCTTGCCCCAGTCGGCCCTGCCGGGCTGCAGCCTCATCCACATCGACTACTACTTACAG GTCTCTCTGAAGGCGCCGGAAGCTACTGTGACCCTCCCGGTCTTCATTGGCAATATTGCTGTGAACCATGCCCCAGTGAGCCCCCGGCCAGGCCTGGGGCTGCCTCCTGGAGCCCCACCCCTGGTGGTGCCTTCCGCACCAccccaggaggaggctgaggctgaggctgcggCTGGCGGCCCCCACTTCTTGGACCCCGTCTTCCTCTCCACCAAGAGCCATTCGCAGCAGCAGCACCTGCTGGCTACCTTGAGTTCTGTGCCTGGTGCGCCCGAGCCCTGTCCTCAGGATGGCAGCCCTGCCTCCCACCCGCTGCACCCTCCCTTGTGCATTTCAACAGGTGCCACTGTCCCCTACTTTGCAGAGGGCTCCGGGGGGCCAGTGCCCACTACCAGCACCTTGATTCTTCCTCCAGAGTACAGTTCTTGGGGCTACCCCTATG AGGCCCCACCGTCTTATGAGCAGAGCTGCGGCGGCGTGGACCCCAGCCTGACCCCTGAGAGCTGA
- the ARRDC1 gene encoding arrestin domain-containing protein 1 isoform X7, giving the protein MGCLLTGLPRTLPRWCCLAPGRIPVLAASRGLGRRLAGAHAAIPFAAIRVTCTGSCGVSNKANDTAWVVEEGYFNSSLSLADKGSLPAGEHSFPFQFLLPATAPTSFEGPFGKIVHQVRAAIHTPRFSKDHKCSLVFYILSPLNLNSIPDIEALQLHADIENQSGKDTSPVVASLLQKVSYKAKRWIHDVRTIAEVEGAGVKAWRRAQWHEQILVPALPQSALPGCSLIHIDYYLQVSLKAPEATVTLPVFIGNIAVNHAPVSPRPGLGLPPGAPPLVVPSAPPQEEAEAEAAAGGPHFLDPVFLSTKSHSQQQHLLATLSSVPGAPEPCPQDGSPASHPLHPPLCISTGATVPYFAEGSGGPVPTTSTLILPPEYSSWGYPYGESTARAWQGGDARSPMQTLLSSRRGPTVL; this is encoded by the exons ATGGGCTGCTTGCTCACTGGCCTTCCCAGGACCCTGCCCAGGTGGTGCTGCTTGGCCCCAGGTCGAATTCCTGTGCTGGCAGCAAGCAGGGGCCTGGGCCGTCGGCTGGCTGGGGCTCATGCAGCCATCCCCTTTGCAGCCATCCGGGTGACCTGCACAGGTTCCTGCGGGGTCTCCAACAAGGCTAATGACACAGCGTGGGTAGTGGAGGAGGGTTACTTCAACAGTTCCCTGTCGCTGGCAGACAAGG GGAGCCTGCCCGCTGGAGAGCACAGCTTCCCCTTCCAGTTCCTGCTTCCTG CCACCGCACCCACGTCCTTTGAGGGTCCTTTCGGGAAGATCGTGCACCAGGTGAGGGCCGCCATCCACACGCCACGGTTTTCCAAGGATCACAAGTGCAGCCTCGTGTTCTATATCTTGAGCCCCTTGAACCTGAACAGCATCCCAGACATTGAG GCACTGCAGCTGCATGCCGACATTGAGAACCAGTCAGGCAAGGACACCAGCCCTGTCGTGGCCAGTCTGCTGCAG AAAGTGTCCTATAAGGCCAAGCGCTGGATCCACGACGTACGGACCATTGCGGAGGTGGAGGGTGCGGGCGTCAAGGCCTGGCGGCGGGCACAGTGGCACGAGCAGATCCTGGTGCCTGCCTTGCCCCAGTCGGCCCTGCCGGGCTGCAGCCTCATCCACATCGACTACTACTTACAG GTCTCTCTGAAGGCGCCGGAAGCTACTGTGACCCTCCCGGTCTTCATTGGCAATATTGCTGTGAACCATGCCCCAGTGAGCCCCCGGCCAGGCCTGGGGCTGCCTCCTGGAGCCCCACCCCTGGTGGTGCCTTCCGCACCAccccaggaggaggctgaggctgaggctgcggCTGGCGGCCCCCACTTCTTGGACCCCGTCTTCCTCTCCACCAAGAGCCATTCGCAGCAGCAGCACCTGCTGGCTACCTTGAGTTCTGTGCCTGGTGCGCCCGAGCCCTGTCCTCAGGATGGCAGCCCTGCCTCCCACCCGCTGCACCCTCCCTTGTGCATTTCAACAGGTGCCACTGTCCCCTACTTTGCAGAGGGCTCCGGGGGGCCAGTGCCCACTACCAGCACCTTGATTCTTCCTCCAGAGTACAGTTCTTGGGGCTACCCCTATGGTGAGTCGACAGCCAGGGCTTGGCAGGGAGGGGACGCCAGGAGCCCCATGCAGACCCTGCTTTCTTCCCGCAGAGGCCCCACCGTCTTATGA
- the ARRDC1 gene encoding arrestin domain-containing protein 1 isoform X3, producing the protein MGRVQLFEISLSHGRVVYSPGEPLAGTVRVRLGAPLPFRAIRVTCTGSCGVSNKANDTAWVVEEGYFNSSLSLADKGSLPAGEHSFPFQFLLPATAPTSFEGPFGKIVHQVRAAIHTPRFSKDHKCSLVFYILSPLNLNSIPDIEGSSLPTPAKPLPGPPPKQPNVASATKKFSYKLVKTGSVVLTASTDLRGYVVGQALQLHADIENQSGKDTSPVVASLLQKVSYKAKRWIHDVRTIAEVEGAGVKAWRRAQWHEQILVPALPQSALPGCSLIHIDYYLQVSLKAPEATVTLPVFIGNIAVNHAPVSPRPGLGLPPGAPPLVVPSAPPQEEAEAEAAAGGPHFLDPVFLSTKSHSQQQHLLATLSSVPGAPEPCPQDGSPASHPLHPPLCISTGATVPYFAEGSGGPVPTTSTLILPPEYSSWGYPYEAPPSYEQSCGGVDPSLTPES; encoded by the exons ATGGGGCGAGTGCAGCtcttcgagatcagcctgagccaCGGCCGCGTCGTCTACAGCCCCGGGGAGCCGTTGGCTGGGACCGTGCGCGTGCGCCTGGGGGCCCCGCTGCCGTTCCGAG CCATCCGGGTGACCTGCACAGGTTCCTGCGGGGTCTCCAACAAGGCTAATGACACAGCGTGGGTAGTGGAGGAGGGTTACTTCAACAGTTCCCTGTCGCTGGCAGACAAGG GGAGCCTGCCCGCTGGAGAGCACAGCTTCCCCTTCCAGTTCCTGCTTCCTG CCACCGCACCCACGTCCTTTGAGGGTCCTTTCGGGAAGATCGTGCACCAGGTGAGGGCCGCCATCCACACGCCACGGTTTTCCAAGGATCACAAGTGCAGCCTCGTGTTCTATATCTTGAGCCCCTTGAACCTGAACAGCATCCCAGACATTGAG GGATCCAGCCTGCCCACACCTGCTAAGCCCCTCCCTGGCCCTCCCCCCAAGCAACCCAACGTGGCCTCTGCCACCAAGAAGTTCTCCTACAAGCTGGTGAAGACGGGCAGCGTGGTCCTCACAGCCAGCACTGATCTCCGCGGCTATGTGGTGGGGCAGGCACTGCAGCTGCATGCCGACATTGAGAACCAGTCAGGCAAGGACACCAGCCCTGTCGTGGCCAGTCTGCTGCAG AAAGTGTCCTATAAGGCCAAGCGCTGGATCCACGACGTACGGACCATTGCGGAGGTGGAGGGTGCGGGCGTCAAGGCCTGGCGGCGGGCACAGTGGCACGAGCAGATCCTGGTGCCTGCCTTGCCCCAGTCGGCCCTGCCGGGCTGCAGCCTCATCCACATCGACTACTACTTACAG GTCTCTCTGAAGGCGCCGGAAGCTACTGTGACCCTCCCGGTCTTCATTGGCAATATTGCTGTGAACCATGCCCCAGTGAGCCCCCGGCCAGGCCTGGGGCTGCCTCCTGGAGCCCCACCCCTGGTGGTGCCTTCCGCACCAccccaggaggaggctgaggctgaggctgcggCTGGCGGCCCCCACTTCTTGGACCCCGTCTTCCTCTCCACCAAGAGCCATTCGCAGCAGCAGCACCTGCTGGCTACCTTGAGTTCTGTGCCTGGTGCGCCCGAGCCCTGTCCTCAGGATGGCAGCCCTGCCTCCCACCCGCTGCACCCTCCCTTGTGCATTTCAACAGGTGCCACTGTCCCCTACTTTGCAGAGGGCTCCGGGGGGCCAGTGCCCACTACCAGCACCTTGATTCTTCCTCCAGAGTACAGTTCTTGGGGCTACCCCTATG AGGCCCCACCGTCTTATGAGCAGAGCTGCGGCGGCGTGGACCCCAGCCTGACCCCTGAGAGCTGA
- the ARRDC1 gene encoding arrestin domain-containing protein 1 isoform X4 yields MGRVQLFEISLSHGRVVYSPGEPLAGTVRVRLGAPLPFRAIRVTCTGSCGVSNKANDTAWVVEEGYFNSSLSLADKGSLPAGEHSFPFQFLLPATAPTSFEGPFGKIVHQVRAAIHTPRFSKDHKCSLVFYILSPLNLNSIPDIEQPNVASATKKFSYKLVKTGSVVLTASTDLRGYVVGQALQLHADIENQSGKDTSPVVASLLQKVSYKAKRWIHDVRTIAEVEGAGVKAWRRAQWHEQILVPALPQSALPGCSLIHIDYYLQVSLKAPEATVTLPVFIGNIAVNHAPVSPRPGLGLPPGAPPLVVPSAPPQEEAEAEAAAGGPHFLDPVFLSTKSHSQQQHLLATLSSVPGAPEPCPQDGSPASHPLHPPLCISTGATVPYFAEGSGGPVPTTSTLILPPEYSSWGYPYGESTARAWQGGDARSPMQTLLSSRRGPTVL; encoded by the exons ATGGGGCGAGTGCAGCtcttcgagatcagcctgagccaCGGCCGCGTCGTCTACAGCCCCGGGGAGCCGTTGGCTGGGACCGTGCGCGTGCGCCTGGGGGCCCCGCTGCCGTTCCGAG CCATCCGGGTGACCTGCACAGGTTCCTGCGGGGTCTCCAACAAGGCTAATGACACAGCGTGGGTAGTGGAGGAGGGTTACTTCAACAGTTCCCTGTCGCTGGCAGACAAGG GGAGCCTGCCCGCTGGAGAGCACAGCTTCCCCTTCCAGTTCCTGCTTCCTG CCACCGCACCCACGTCCTTTGAGGGTCCTTTCGGGAAGATCGTGCACCAGGTGAGGGCCGCCATCCACACGCCACGGTTTTCCAAGGATCACAAGTGCAGCCTCGTGTTCTATATCTTGAGCCCCTTGAACCTGAACAGCATCCCAGACATTGAG CAACCCAACGTGGCCTCTGCCACCAAGAAGTTCTCCTACAAGCTGGTGAAGACGGGCAGCGTGGTCCTCACAGCCAGCACTGATCTCCGCGGCTATGTGGTGGGGCAGGCACTGCAGCTGCATGCCGACATTGAGAACCAGTCAGGCAAGGACACCAGCCCTGTCGTGGCCAGTCTGCTGCAG AAAGTGTCCTATAAGGCCAAGCGCTGGATCCACGACGTACGGACCATTGCGGAGGTGGAGGGTGCGGGCGTCAAGGCCTGGCGGCGGGCACAGTGGCACGAGCAGATCCTGGTGCCTGCCTTGCCCCAGTCGGCCCTGCCGGGCTGCAGCCTCATCCACATCGACTACTACTTACAG GTCTCTCTGAAGGCGCCGGAAGCTACTGTGACCCTCCCGGTCTTCATTGGCAATATTGCTGTGAACCATGCCCCAGTGAGCCCCCGGCCAGGCCTGGGGCTGCCTCCTGGAGCCCCACCCCTGGTGGTGCCTTCCGCACCAccccaggaggaggctgaggctgaggctgcggCTGGCGGCCCCCACTTCTTGGACCCCGTCTTCCTCTCCACCAAGAGCCATTCGCAGCAGCAGCACCTGCTGGCTACCTTGAGTTCTGTGCCTGGTGCGCCCGAGCCCTGTCCTCAGGATGGCAGCCCTGCCTCCCACCCGCTGCACCCTCCCTTGTGCATTTCAACAGGTGCCACTGTCCCCTACTTTGCAGAGGGCTCCGGGGGGCCAGTGCCCACTACCAGCACCTTGATTCTTCCTCCAGAGTACAGTTCTTGGGGCTACCCCTATGGTGAGTCGACAGCCAGGGCTTGGCAGGGAGGGGACGCCAGGAGCCCCATGCAGACCCTGCTTTCTTCCCGCAGAGGCCCCACCGTCTTATGA
- the ARRDC1 gene encoding arrestin domain-containing protein 1 isoform X1 translates to MGRVQLFEISLSHGRVVYSPGEPLAGTVRVRLGAPLPFRAIRVTCTGSCGVSNKANDTAWVVEEGYFNSSLSLADKGSLPAGEHSFPFQFLLPATAPTSFEGPFGKIVHQVRAAIHTPRFSKDHKCSLVFYILSPLNLNSIPDIEGSSLPTPAKPLPGPPPKQPNVASATKKFSYKLVKTGSVVLTASTDLRGYVVGQALQLHADIENQSGKDTSPVVASLLQKVSYKAKRWIHDVRTIAEVEGAGVKAWRRAQWHEQILVPALPQSALPGCSLIHIDYYLQVSLKAPEATVTLPVFIGNIAVNHAPVSPRPGLGLPPGAPPLVVPSAPPQEEAEAEAAAGGPHFLDPVFLSTKSHSQQQHLLATLSSVPGAPEPCPQDGSPASHPLHPPLCISTGATVPYFAEGSGGPVPTTSTLILPPEYSSWGYPYGESTARAWQGGDARSPMQTLLSSRRGPTVL, encoded by the exons ATGGGGCGAGTGCAGCtcttcgagatcagcctgagccaCGGCCGCGTCGTCTACAGCCCCGGGGAGCCGTTGGCTGGGACCGTGCGCGTGCGCCTGGGGGCCCCGCTGCCGTTCCGAG CCATCCGGGTGACCTGCACAGGTTCCTGCGGGGTCTCCAACAAGGCTAATGACACAGCGTGGGTAGTGGAGGAGGGTTACTTCAACAGTTCCCTGTCGCTGGCAGACAAGG GGAGCCTGCCCGCTGGAGAGCACAGCTTCCCCTTCCAGTTCCTGCTTCCTG CCACCGCACCCACGTCCTTTGAGGGTCCTTTCGGGAAGATCGTGCACCAGGTGAGGGCCGCCATCCACACGCCACGGTTTTCCAAGGATCACAAGTGCAGCCTCGTGTTCTATATCTTGAGCCCCTTGAACCTGAACAGCATCCCAGACATTGAG GGATCCAGCCTGCCCACACCTGCTAAGCCCCTCCCTGGCCCTCCCCCCAAGCAACCCAACGTGGCCTCTGCCACCAAGAAGTTCTCCTACAAGCTGGTGAAGACGGGCAGCGTGGTCCTCACAGCCAGCACTGATCTCCGCGGCTATGTGGTGGGGCAGGCACTGCAGCTGCATGCCGACATTGAGAACCAGTCAGGCAAGGACACCAGCCCTGTCGTGGCCAGTCTGCTGCAG AAAGTGTCCTATAAGGCCAAGCGCTGGATCCACGACGTACGGACCATTGCGGAGGTGGAGGGTGCGGGCGTCAAGGCCTGGCGGCGGGCACAGTGGCACGAGCAGATCCTGGTGCCTGCCTTGCCCCAGTCGGCCCTGCCGGGCTGCAGCCTCATCCACATCGACTACTACTTACAG GTCTCTCTGAAGGCGCCGGAAGCTACTGTGACCCTCCCGGTCTTCATTGGCAATATTGCTGTGAACCATGCCCCAGTGAGCCCCCGGCCAGGCCTGGGGCTGCCTCCTGGAGCCCCACCCCTGGTGGTGCCTTCCGCACCAccccaggaggaggctgaggctgaggctgcggCTGGCGGCCCCCACTTCTTGGACCCCGTCTTCCTCTCCACCAAGAGCCATTCGCAGCAGCAGCACCTGCTGGCTACCTTGAGTTCTGTGCCTGGTGCGCCCGAGCCCTGTCCTCAGGATGGCAGCCCTGCCTCCCACCCGCTGCACCCTCCCTTGTGCATTTCAACAGGTGCCACTGTCCCCTACTTTGCAGAGGGCTCCGGGGGGCCAGTGCCCACTACCAGCACCTTGATTCTTCCTCCAGAGTACAGTTCTTGGGGCTACCCCTATGGTGAGTCGACAGCCAGGGCTTGGCAGGGAGGGGACGCCAGGAGCCCCATGCAGACCCTGCTTTCTTCCCGCAGAGGCCCCACCGTCTTATGA
- the ARRDC1 gene encoding arrestin domain-containing protein 1 isoform X6, translating to MGRVQLFEISLSHGRVVYSPGEPLAGTVRVRLGAPLPFRAIRVTCTGSCGVSNKANDTAWVVEEGYFNSSLSLADKGSLPAGEHSFPFQFLLPATAPTSFEGPFGKIVHQVRAAIHTPRFSKDHKCSLVFYILSPLNLNSIPDIEQPNVASATKKFSYKLVKTGSVVLTASTDLRGYVVGQALQLHADIENQSGKDTSPVVASLLQKVSYKAKRWIHDVRTIAEVEGAGVKAWRRAQWHEQILVPALPQSALPGCSLIHIDYYLQVSLKAPEATVTLPVFIGNIAVNHAPVSPRPGLGLPPGAPPLVVPSAPPQEEAEAEAAAGGPHFLDPVFLSTKSHSQQQHLLATLSSVPGAPEPCPQDGSPASHPLHPPLCISTGATVPYFAEGSGGPVPTTSTLILPPEYSSWGYPYEAPPSYEQSCGGVDPSLTPES from the exons ATGGGGCGAGTGCAGCtcttcgagatcagcctgagccaCGGCCGCGTCGTCTACAGCCCCGGGGAGCCGTTGGCTGGGACCGTGCGCGTGCGCCTGGGGGCCCCGCTGCCGTTCCGAG CCATCCGGGTGACCTGCACAGGTTCCTGCGGGGTCTCCAACAAGGCTAATGACACAGCGTGGGTAGTGGAGGAGGGTTACTTCAACAGTTCCCTGTCGCTGGCAGACAAGG GGAGCCTGCCCGCTGGAGAGCACAGCTTCCCCTTCCAGTTCCTGCTTCCTG CCACCGCACCCACGTCCTTTGAGGGTCCTTTCGGGAAGATCGTGCACCAGGTGAGGGCCGCCATCCACACGCCACGGTTTTCCAAGGATCACAAGTGCAGCCTCGTGTTCTATATCTTGAGCCCCTTGAACCTGAACAGCATCCCAGACATTGAG CAACCCAACGTGGCCTCTGCCACCAAGAAGTTCTCCTACAAGCTGGTGAAGACGGGCAGCGTGGTCCTCACAGCCAGCACTGATCTCCGCGGCTATGTGGTGGGGCAGGCACTGCAGCTGCATGCCGACATTGAGAACCAGTCAGGCAAGGACACCAGCCCTGTCGTGGCCAGTCTGCTGCAG AAAGTGTCCTATAAGGCCAAGCGCTGGATCCACGACGTACGGACCATTGCGGAGGTGGAGGGTGCGGGCGTCAAGGCCTGGCGGCGGGCACAGTGGCACGAGCAGATCCTGGTGCCTGCCTTGCCCCAGTCGGCCCTGCCGGGCTGCAGCCTCATCCACATCGACTACTACTTACAG GTCTCTCTGAAGGCGCCGGAAGCTACTGTGACCCTCCCGGTCTTCATTGGCAATATTGCTGTGAACCATGCCCCAGTGAGCCCCCGGCCAGGCCTGGGGCTGCCTCCTGGAGCCCCACCCCTGGTGGTGCCTTCCGCACCAccccaggaggaggctgaggctgaggctgcggCTGGCGGCCCCCACTTCTTGGACCCCGTCTTCCTCTCCACCAAGAGCCATTCGCAGCAGCAGCACCTGCTGGCTACCTTGAGTTCTGTGCCTGGTGCGCCCGAGCCCTGTCCTCAGGATGGCAGCCCTGCCTCCCACCCGCTGCACCCTCCCTTGTGCATTTCAACAGGTGCCACTGTCCCCTACTTTGCAGAGGGCTCCGGGGGGCCAGTGCCCACTACCAGCACCTTGATTCTTCCTCCAGAGTACAGTTCTTGGGGCTACCCCTATG AGGCCCCACCGTCTTATGAGCAGAGCTGCGGCGGCGTGGACCCCAGCCTGACCCCTGAGAGCTGA